CGCCGGCACCCTCTGGTACGTCCCCGACGAGTCGAAGAAGAAGATCGCCCAGCTGGCCCCCAGCGTCGGCATCTCCGTCTACGACCGCCAGCTCACCCGGCCGCTGCAGCGCCTGTGGGACCTCGCCGAGTCGCTCGGCGCCGACATGAAGTCCGCGAAGGTCACCGCCGCCAAAAAGCGCTTCGAGGAGGCGGCCGCCCGGCTGCGCGCCGCCGCCAAGGCCAAGCCCGGCATCAGGGTGATGGCCGGTTCCGCGAGCGACCAGCTCTTCTACGTCTCCGGCACCGACCTCTCCGTCGACCTGGAGTACTTCAAGGCCCTGGGCGTGAACTTCGTGGAGCCCCCGGAGAGCGCCAAGAAGCAGGGCGGCGGCTGGTACGAGTCGCTGAGCTGGGAGAACGTCGACAAGTACCAGGCCGACATCATCATGATGGACGACCGCACCTCGGCCATCCAGCCCGCCGACATCACCAAGGCCACCTGGAAGAAGCTGCCCGCGGTCAAGGCCGGCCAGGTCATCGCGCGCTCGCCCGAGCCGATCCTGTCCTACGACAAGTGCGTGCCGCTGCTGACCGGCCTGGCCGAGGCCCTGGAGAAGGCCGAGAAGGTCAGCTAGACCCCCTCCCTTCCTCCCTTCCTCACTCCCTTCCTGAACGGCAACCTCAGGAGCACCCATGACGACGGCCGTGGCCGCCCCGTTCCGTTTCTTCTCCCTCCAGGTCGCACGGACGAGGCGGCTCGGGCCGTCCCTGGTCCGCGTCACCTTCGCCGGTGCCGACCTGCACGCCTTCCACTCCGGCGGACGCGACCAGTCCCTGTCGCTGTTCCTGCCGCACCCGGGCCAGCGCGAGCCCGCCGTGCCGCTGGAGCTGGGCGAGGGCTGGTGGCAGGGCTGGCGTGAACTCCCGGACGACGTACGGGCCGTGATGCGCTCGTACACCCTGCGCGCGCTGCGCAGGAACCCCGACGAGATCGACATCGACTTCGCGCTGCACGGCGTCGAGCCGGACGCCCCGGCACCCGCGGGCCCCGCCTCCCGCTGGGCGTCCCGGGCCACGGCGGGCGACCGCGTCCTGCTGCTGGGCCCGGCGGTCGCCGACAACCGCGCCATCCGCTTCCGGCCGCCCGCGGACACCGATCTGGTCGTGCTCTGGGGCGACGAGACCGCCGTACCGGCCGCGACCGCCGTCCTGGAGTCCCTGCCCCCGGGCACCCGCGTCCGGGCCTGGCTGGAGGTGCCGCACGCCGGCGACGTCCAGGAGGTGCGCACCGCGGCGGACGCGGAGATCACCTGGCTCGTGCGGCACGACGGGGCCCCCATGGCCGTCGACGCCGTACGGGAGGCGCGGCTGCCCGACGCCGGGCGGCCGTACGTCTGGCTGGCGGGCGAGTCCGGCCGGGTGAAGGCGCTGCGCCGGCACTTCACCGCCGAGCGCGGGATCGACCGGCGGCGCGTCACCTTCGTCGGGTACTGGCGCCGGGGCATGACGGAGGAGCAGCTCCGCGCGGCGGAGTAACTCCCTTGCGAGTGACCCCGGTCATGGCACAGCCATATCTCGACCCGACAAAATTAGGTTAGGCTAACCTAAGTTACTGCCCGCACGGACAGTCCCCACGGAGGACCCCCACATGCGCTCGCACCTGCTCAATGGCCTCACCGCGGAGCACTACCGCCGCTCCGTGACCGAAGGAGTCGAGCGGGTGGCGGCCAAACTCGCCGCCACCGGGCGTCCGTTCACCGGCGTCACCGTCGACGCCCTCGCCCCCCGGATCGACGCGGTCGACCTCGACCGGCCGCTGGGCGACACCGCGGCGGTCCTGGACGAGCTGGAGGACCTCTACCTCCGGGACGCCGTCTACTTCCACCACCCCCGCTACCTCGCCCACCTCAACTGCCCGGTGGTCATCCCCGCGGTGCTCGGCGAGGCCGTGCTCTCCGCCGTCAACTCCTCCCTGGACACCTGGGACCAGTCGGCCGGCGGCACCCTCATCGAGCGCCGGCTCGTCGACTGGACCGCCGAGCGCCTCGGCCTCGGACCCGCCGCCGACGGGGTGTTCACCTCCGGCGGCACCCAGTCCAACCTCCAGGCGCTGCTGCTGGCCCGGGAGGAGGCCAAGACCGAGGACCTCGGCAGACTGCGGATCCTCGCCTCCGAGGTGAGCCACTTCAGCGTGCGGAAGTCCGCGAAACTGCTCGGCCTCGGCCCGGACGCGGTCGTCTCGGTACCCGTCGACCAGGACCAGCGGATGCGGACCCTCGCGCTCGCCCACGAGCTGGAGCGCTGCGAGCGAGACGGCCTGGTCCCCATGGCCGTCGTCGCCACCGCCGGCAGCACCGACTTCGGCTCCATCGACCCGCTCCCGGAGATCGCCGAACTCTGCGCCCGCCACGGCGTGTGGATGCACGTGGACGCCGCCTACGGCTGCGGACTGCTCGTCTCACTGCGGCACCGCGACCGCATCGGCGGCATCGAGCACGCCGACTCGGTCACCGTCGACTACCACAAGTCCTTCTTCCAGCCGGTGAGTTCCTCGGCCGTGCTGGTCCGCGACGCGGCCACGCTGCGGCACGCCACCTACCACGCGGAGTACCTGAACCCGCGCCGCATGGTGGCGGAGCGCGTCCCCAACCAGGTCGACAAGTCCCTGCAGACCACCCGCCGTTTCGACGCCCTCAAGCTGTGGCTGACGCTGCGGGTGATGGGCGCCGACGGCATCGGCGAGCTCTTCGACCAAGTGTGTGAGCTGGCCCGGCAGGGCTGGGCGCGGCTCGCCGCCGACCCCCGCTACGACGTCGTCGTGGAGCCCTCGCTCTCCACCCTCGTCTTCCGCTACGTCCCCGCGGCGGTCACCGACCCGGCCGAGGTCGACCGCGCCAACCTGTACGCCCGCAAGGCCCTGTTCGCCTCCGGCGACGCCGTGGTCGCGGGCACCAAGGTCGGCGGCCGCCACTACCTGAAGTTCACCCTGCTCAACCCCGAGACCACGACGGCCGACATCGCCGCCGTCCTCGACCTCATCGCCGACCACGCCGAGCAGTACCTGGGAGAGTCCCTTGACCGCGCGTCCTGAAGTCCCGAACAGAACCTACGACTTCGTGGGGATCGGGCTCGGCCCCTTCAACCTCGGGCTCGCCTGCCTCACCGAGCCGATCGCCGAACTCGACGGCGTCTTCCTGGACTCCAAACCCGACTTCGAGTGGCACGCGGGCATGTTCCTGGACGGCGCCCACCTGCAGACCCCGTTCATGTCGGACCTGGTCACCCTCGCGGACCCGACCTCGCCGTACTCCTTCCTCAACTATCTGAAGGAGAAGGGCAGGCTCTACCCGTTCTACATCCGCGAGAACTTCTACCCGCTGCGCGTCGAGTACGACGACTACTGCCGCTGGGCGGCGAACAGACTCGGCAGCGTCCGCTTCGGCACCACGGTCACCGAGGTCCACCACGAGGACGGCCTGTACGCCGTGCGCACCGGGGCCGGCGAGACGTTCCGCGCCCGGCACCTGGTCCTCGGCACCGGGACGGCCCCCTACGTGCCCCCGGCCTGCCGCGAGCTCGGCGGCGACCTCATCCACACCTCGCAGTACATGCACCGCAAGGCGGAGCTGCGGGCGAAGAGGTCCATCACCGTCGTCGGCAGCGGGCAGAGCGCGGCGGAGATCTACCACGAGCTGCTGGCCGAGATCGACGTCCACGGCTACGAGCTGAACTGGGTCACCCGGTCCCCGCGCTTCTTCCCGCTCGAGTACACCAAGCTGACCCTGGAGATGACCTCCCCGGACTACATCGACTACTTCCGCGCGCTGCCCGAGGAGACCCGCTACCGGCTGGAGGGACAGCAGAAGGGCCTGTTCAAGGGCATCAACTCGGAGCTGATCGACTCGATCTTCGACCTGCTCTACCAGAAGGGCGTCGAGAGCGGCGACCGCCCGGTGCCCACCCGCCTGCTCACCAACTCCACGCTCACGAGCGCCTCTCACGAGGAGGGCGCGTACACCCTCGGCTTCCACCAGGACGAGCAGGACAAGGACTACGAGATCCGCACCGAGGGCCTGGTGCTGGCCACCGGCTACCGGTACGAGCCGCCCGCGTTCCTGGCCCCGATCCGCGACCGGCTCCGCTTCGACGGCCACGGCCGCTTCGACGTCGCCCGCAACTACGCGATCGACGTGACGGGCCGGGGCGTCTTCCTCCAGAACGCCGGCGTGCACACCCACAGCATCACCAGCCCCGACCTCGGCATGGGCGCCTACCGCAACTCGTACATCATCCGTGAGCTGCTCGGCACGGAGTACTACCCGGTGGAGAAGACCGTCGCCTTCCAGGAGTTCTCGGTATGACCGGCCCCGCCTCGACCTTCACGTTCCGCCCCCTCGACCCCCTGGAGGACGCCGAGCTGCTGCACGGCTGGGTCACGCACCCCAAGGCGGCGTTCTGGATGATGCAGGACGCGCGTCCCGAGGACGTCGAGCGTGCCTACATGGAGATCGCCGCCGACCCGTACCACGACGCCCTGCTCGGGCTGTGCGACGGCGAGCCGGCCTTCCTGATGGAGCGCTACGACCCCGCCCGGCGGGAGCTGGCCGGGCTGTACGAGCCGGAGCCGGGCGACGTCGGGATGCACTTCCTGGTCGCGCCCACCGACACGCCCGTCCACGGGTTCACCCGGGCCGTCATCACGGCCGTGATG
Above is a genomic segment from Streptomyces collinus Tu 365 containing:
- a CDS encoding lysine N(6)-hydroxylase/L-ornithine N(5)-oxygenase family protein produces the protein MTARPEVPNRTYDFVGIGLGPFNLGLACLTEPIAELDGVFLDSKPDFEWHAGMFLDGAHLQTPFMSDLVTLADPTSPYSFLNYLKEKGRLYPFYIRENFYPLRVEYDDYCRWAANRLGSVRFGTTVTEVHHEDGLYAVRTGAGETFRARHLVLGTGTAPYVPPACRELGGDLIHTSQYMHRKAELRAKRSITVVGSGQSAAEIYHELLAEIDVHGYELNWVTRSPRFFPLEYTKLTLEMTSPDYIDYFRALPEETRYRLEGQQKGLFKGINSELIDSIFDLLYQKGVESGDRPVPTRLLTNSTLTSASHEEGAYTLGFHQDEQDKDYEIRTEGLVLATGYRYEPPAFLAPIRDRLRFDGHGRFDVARNYAIDVTGRGVFLQNAGVHTHSITSPDLGMGAYRNSYIIRELLGTEYYPVEKTVAFQEFSV
- a CDS encoding GNAT family N-acetyltransferase; the encoded protein is MTGPASTFTFRPLDPLEDAELLHGWVTHPKAAFWMMQDARPEDVERAYMEIAADPYHDALLGLCDGEPAFLMERYDPARRELAGLYEPEPGDVGMHFLVAPTDTPVHGFTRAVITAVMAHLFADPATRRVVVEPDVRNTAVHALNEAVGFVPEREIRKPEKRALLSFCTRERFERAVAA
- a CDS encoding siderophore-interacting protein → MTTAVAAPFRFFSLQVARTRRLGPSLVRVTFAGADLHAFHSGGRDQSLSLFLPHPGQREPAVPLELGEGWWQGWRELPDDVRAVMRSYTLRALRRNPDEIDIDFALHGVEPDAPAPAGPASRWASRATAGDRVLLLGPAVADNRAIRFRPPADTDLVVLWGDETAVPAATAVLESLPPGTRVRAWLEVPHAGDVQEVRTAADAEITWLVRHDGAPMAVDAVREARLPDAGRPYVWLAGESGRVKALRRHFTAERGIDRRRVTFVGYWRRGMTEEQLRAAE
- the desA gene encoding lysine decarboxylase DesA, which gives rise to MRSHLLNGLTAEHYRRSVTEGVERVAAKLAATGRPFTGVTVDALAPRIDAVDLDRPLGDTAAVLDELEDLYLRDAVYFHHPRYLAHLNCPVVIPAVLGEAVLSAVNSSLDTWDQSAGGTLIERRLVDWTAERLGLGPAADGVFTSGGTQSNLQALLLAREEAKTEDLGRLRILASEVSHFSVRKSAKLLGLGPDAVVSVPVDQDQRMRTLALAHELERCERDGLVPMAVVATAGSTDFGSIDPLPEIAELCARHGVWMHVDAAYGCGLLVSLRHRDRIGGIEHADSVTVDYHKSFFQPVSSSAVLVRDAATLRHATYHAEYLNPRRMVAERVPNQVDKSLQTTRRFDALKLWLTLRVMGADGIGELFDQVCELARQGWARLAADPRYDVVVEPSLSTLVFRYVPAAVTDPAEVDRANLYARKALFASGDAVVAGTKVGGRHYLKFTLLNPETTTADIAAVLDLIADHAEQYLGESLDRAS
- a CDS encoding ABC transporter substrate-binding protein yields the protein MPHARATHPTRRGLLAAGGALGLGAALAACGDGKGKDGDSGKAATSGESGPWSFKDDRGTTVRLDKAPANIVAFTGVAAALHDYGVQVKGVFGPTRTGDGKPDVQAGDMDISKVTVLGNTWGQFSIEKYAALAPDVLVSTMFDDAGTLWYVPDESKKKIAQLAPSVGISVYDRQLTRPLQRLWDLAESLGADMKSAKVTAAKKRFEEAAARLRAAAKAKPGIRVMAGSASDQLFYVSGTDLSVDLEYFKALGVNFVEPPESAKKQGGGWYESLSWENVDKYQADIIMMDDRTSAIQPADITKATWKKLPAVKAGQVIARSPEPILSYDKCVPLLTGLAEALEKAEKVS